The following proteins are co-located in the Sandaracinaceae bacterium genome:
- a CDS encoding DUF58 domain-containing protein, whose amino-acid sequence MNLAWTAQRTATDALHDDAFDAPTGSRGASARQGGLPGRRLLWLAALGLPLAALDGGSGLGLWLVVAYDGLLLLGAWLEARRLRRCVPRVSRHVLDRLVSGRDARAELVVHNPHPTLVRVRLRDTPPSELTVAPAELSLVLPPYGRTRAPYTLVPTRRGSYTLGDVYLHLEGPLGLGALRVRAPAASPVRVYPDVLGTRGDELQLRLRDQQHAGNRQVRQLGGGGEFAQLREYVAGDPFRDLDWKSTAKRRRPVTRVLQHERSQTIVLGLDVGRMMAARMDEHAGRAGLTKLDHALHAALMLAWFALRQGDQVGLVIFGAGVSRYVPPGRGAGHYARLLEASFDVEAQSTFVDFRSLVSFVRTRVRKRALVVLFSDLLDEEHAMPLAECAAVLRQKHLPLCVTLEEPLATRLADAPATNTSEVYARAAAADLLTDRERVKAHLAKSGVGLVEASASELALSTVRRYLEIKAKHAL is encoded by the coding sequence GTGAACCTCGCCTGGACGGCACAGCGCACCGCGACGGATGCCCTACACGACGATGCCTTCGACGCGCCGACCGGGTCGCGTGGAGCATCGGCGCGGCAGGGGGGCCTGCCGGGCCGACGCCTGCTGTGGCTCGCCGCTCTCGGGCTGCCCCTCGCTGCGCTCGATGGAGGATCTGGGCTCGGGTTGTGGCTGGTCGTCGCGTACGATGGGCTGCTGCTGCTGGGAGCTTGGCTGGAGGCGCGGCGCCTGCGCCGTTGCGTTCCGCGCGTGTCGCGCCATGTGCTGGACCGCCTAGTGAGCGGCCGTGACGCCCGCGCCGAGCTCGTGGTTCACAACCCGCACCCGACGCTCGTGCGTGTCCGGCTCCGCGACACGCCCCCGAGCGAGCTGACCGTGGCGCCTGCCGAGCTGTCGCTGGTCCTTCCCCCGTACGGGCGTACACGCGCGCCGTACACGCTCGTACCGACGCGTCGGGGAAGCTACACCCTCGGGGATGTCTACCTCCACCTAGAGGGCCCGCTCGGGCTCGGAGCCCTCCGTGTCCGCGCGCCCGCGGCCTCCCCGGTGCGGGTCTACCCCGACGTCCTCGGCACCCGTGGCGACGAGCTGCAGCTGCGGCTCCGAGACCAGCAGCACGCGGGCAACCGACAGGTCCGACAGCTGGGCGGAGGCGGTGAGTTCGCCCAGCTGCGCGAGTACGTCGCCGGCGACCCGTTCCGCGACCTCGATTGGAAGTCGACCGCCAAGCGCCGACGACCCGTGACGCGCGTCCTGCAGCACGAGCGCAGCCAGACCATTGTCCTGGGCCTGGACGTCGGGCGCATGATGGCCGCGCGTATGGACGAGCACGCGGGTCGCGCGGGTCTGACGAAGCTCGACCACGCCCTTCACGCTGCGCTGATGCTGGCGTGGTTCGCGCTGCGTCAGGGCGACCAAGTGGGGCTCGTCATCTTCGGCGCGGGCGTCTCGAGGTACGTGCCGCCGGGTCGTGGGGCAGGGCACTATGCGCGGCTGCTCGAGGCGAGCTTCGACGTGGAGGCGCAGTCGACGTTTGTCGATTTTCGTTCACTTGTGTCGTTTGTGCGAACACGCGTGAGAAAGCGCGCGCTTGTCGTACTGTTCAGCGACCTGTTGGACGAGGAGCACGCCATGCCCCTCGCCGAATGCGCCGCGGTCCTGCGGCAGAAGCATCTCCCCCTGTGCGTGACCCTGGAAGAGCCTCTAGCGACCCGGCTGGCCGACGCCCCGGCGACCAACACGAGCGAGGTCTACGCGCGGGCGGCGGCGGCGGACCTGCTGACGGACCGGGAGCGGGTGAAGGCGCACCTCGCGAAGAGCGGCGTGGGGCTGGTGGAGGCGTCGGCTTCGGAGCTGGCGCTGTCGACCGTGCGCCGCTATCTGGAGATCAAGGCCAAGCACGCACTATGA
- a CDS encoding MoxR family ATPase: MTDLDLESLPASNVPAAFDVRPVVQLREAIAAEVSKVVVGQEEAIDAMMIALLARGHVLLEGVPGTAKTLMVRTLAASVGLQFGRIQFTPDLMPSDILGTHVFDLQSGAFRMTKGPIFAQLLLADEINRAPAKTQSALLEAMQERQVSIDGERHDLGTHFTVFATQNPVEQEGTYPLPEAQLDRFLLKIQVGYPSAEEEDRILAAATAAVGSEDVVQSGVRPVATPAMLDSARALGALVRVEEPVRRYVRDLIRATRGSSMVLLGAGPRAGVHLMVAARWAAVLEGRDFVTPDDVVRMLPSVIAHRLVLSPDVELDGLDGHAVLRRIATTVDVPR; the protein is encoded by the coding sequence ATGACCGACCTCGACCTCGAATCCCTCCCCGCCAGCAACGTCCCTGCGGCCTTCGACGTGCGCCCGGTCGTGCAGCTCCGAGAGGCCATCGCCGCGGAGGTGAGCAAGGTGGTTGTCGGTCAGGAGGAGGCCATCGACGCGATGATGATTGCCCTGCTGGCCCGCGGACACGTGTTGCTCGAGGGCGTGCCGGGGACCGCCAAGACGCTCATGGTCCGGACGCTCGCCGCGTCGGTCGGCCTGCAGTTCGGGCGCATCCAGTTCACGCCCGACCTCATGCCCAGCGACATCCTCGGCACACACGTGTTCGACCTACAGTCGGGAGCCTTCCGCATGACGAAGGGTCCGATCTTCGCTCAGCTGCTGCTGGCCGACGAGATCAACCGTGCGCCGGCCAAGACCCAGAGCGCGTTGCTCGAGGCCATGCAGGAGAGGCAGGTCTCCATCGACGGGGAGCGCCACGATCTCGGGACGCACTTCACGGTCTTCGCCACACAGAACCCGGTCGAGCAGGAGGGCACCTACCCGCTGCCCGAAGCCCAGCTCGACCGCTTCTTGCTCAAGATCCAGGTGGGCTACCCCAGCGCCGAGGAGGAAGACCGCATTCTGGCGGCGGCGACGGCAGCGGTCGGCTCCGAGGACGTCGTGCAGAGCGGCGTGAGGCCCGTCGCTACGCCCGCGATGCTGGACAGCGCGCGGGCGCTCGGTGCTCTCGTGCGCGTGGAGGAGCCAGTGCGTCGCTATGTGCGCGACCTGATCCGAGCCACGCGCGGCAGCTCCATGGTGCTGCTGGGCGCGGGGCCGCGCGCTGGCGTGCACCTGATGGTCGCCGCGCGCTGGGCCGCTGTGTTGGAGGGACGAGACTTCGTCACGCCGGACGACGTGGTTCGGATGCTTCCCTCCGTCATCGCGCATCGCCTGGTCTTGTCCCCCGACGTCGAGCTCGACGGGCTGGATGGTCATGCGGTGCTGCGTCGCATCGCGACGACGGTGGACGTACCACGGTGA